One window from the genome of Paenibacillus azoreducens encodes:
- a CDS encoding polysaccharide deacetylase family protein, with product MQTHPLRICFKDPKGRFEIPIRFHWLTYELLLKLSDADFRNQVVKTDHLIRMISGYKPTFIRPPYGNISEQQIKWLASEHKVIVNWNVDSLDWKGLNAEQVKTNIFAQAQPGSITLQHAAGGTGEDLSGTVQALPDIIHNFRNKGVKLVTVPELLDLPKGK from the coding sequence GTGCAAACACATCCACTCCGGATTTGCTTCAAGGATCCGAAGGGAAGGTTCGAAATCCCCATCCGCTTTCATTGGCTGACTTACGAGCTTTTGCTAAAATTAAGCGATGCCGACTTTCGAAATCAGGTTGTTAAAACAGATCATTTGATTCGAATGATTTCGGGATATAAGCCAACATTTATCAGACCGCCGTATGGAAATATTAGCGAACAACAAATTAAGTGGCTGGCAAGCGAGCACAAGGTTATCGTGAATTGGAATGTTGATTCTTTGGATTGGAAAGGGTTAAATGCGGAACAAGTGAAAACGAACATTTTCGCGCAAGCACAACCGGGATCCATTACCCTTCAGCACGCAGCTGGAGGCACAGGAGAAGATTTATCCGGTACGGTTCAAGCGCTGCCTGATATTATTCACAATTTCCGAAATAAGGGCGTGAAACTGGTTACCGTTCCGGAACTTCTGGATTTGCCAAAAGGCAAATAA
- a CDS encoding ECF-type riboflavin transporter substrate-binding protein — MKKSIFQLNTRTVVTIGIGAALYGATSFIGIPVGPDTSLRPAVALLAIFGALFGPVVGCIAGLIGHVLNDLLTSGTVWWGWALGSGITAAFMGLIYLSKGFDPQNGQFKGKHIGLFIAYGIVGIILSLLFSGWFDVAFMGEPSDKLVLQVAAASISNIIVFLVLGVPAVIGFAKRNAKVSNLSVNE; from the coding sequence TTGAAAAAATCCATTTTTCAATTAAACACAAGAACTGTGGTGACGATCGGCATCGGTGCTGCCCTGTATGGAGCCACCAGCTTCATCGGCATTCCCGTGGGACCCGACACCTCGCTGCGTCCGGCGGTCGCGCTGCTGGCGATTTTTGGCGCCCTGTTCGGACCGGTGGTCGGATGTATTGCCGGATTGATCGGTCATGTGCTGAATGATCTGCTGACAAGCGGCACCGTGTGGTGGGGTTGGGCGCTCGGCTCCGGCATTACCGCCGCATTTATGGGGCTGATTTACTTATCCAAAGGTTTTGATCCGCAGAACGGACAATTTAAAGGGAAGCACATTGGACTATTTATCGCATACGGCATCGTCGGAATCATATTGTCTCTGCTGTTCTCCGGATGGTTTGACGTCGCTTTTATGGGCGAACCTTCCGATAAATTGGTTTTACAGGTAGCCGCAGCTTCGATTTCGAATATCATCGTCTTTTTGGTGCTTGGGGTTCCGGCCGTGATCGGATTTGCCAAACGCAATGCCAAAGTCAGCAATTTGAGCGTCAATGAGTAG
- a CDS encoding TolC family protein produces the protein MKGSGRLALAAAAAAFIALTMLQSAHAETVVKGYIVESNKNQLKLTLEQATKWAQENSYLLKTANQNVDRNAIMLRSAADELKQATRRDNHEDDDDSGPGDAEAERAALKRYEAAASTYEEAKKQIPLVMDQLEFQTMKAYYEAITAANNVTSSKESLELALQEEKIALAKAARGKISGNAKGKAVQARMDAERKLAESEAASQKVVDNLSKLMGRMQGTVYELVDIPTYSKPKALDIELHIHDLTSSGSPALYKQENAVKQAMTEASYYNGTAISEYQLKALDVEAANMELAHTKEQLAESLKAAYLSIQQYQAQYEELQRNLQIARDEQALSENKWRRGLIPGIEVKTNEIKVKQLERKVTELAIQQKQTEFTLFKPWLM, from the coding sequence ATGAAAGGGAGTGGACGTTTAGCCTTGGCCGCTGCTGCGGCGGCATTCATTGCATTGACGATGCTTCAGTCTGCGCACGCGGAAACGGTGGTCAAAGGTTATATTGTGGAATCAAATAAAAACCAATTAAAACTGACCTTGGAGCAGGCGACGAAATGGGCGCAAGAAAACAGCTATTTGCTCAAGACGGCCAATCAAAACGTGGATCGGAACGCGATCATGCTCCGAAGCGCGGCGGATGAACTGAAGCAGGCTACCAGGCGGGATAACCATGAGGATGACGACGATAGCGGGCCGGGTGATGCGGAAGCGGAACGGGCGGCGTTGAAACGATACGAAGCAGCTGCAAGTACATACGAAGAGGCAAAGAAGCAGATTCCCCTTGTCATGGATCAGTTGGAATTCCAAACGATGAAAGCCTATTATGAGGCAATAACGGCGGCCAATAATGTGACAAGCAGCAAAGAGTCTTTGGAGCTTGCGCTTCAGGAAGAGAAAATTGCGCTTGCCAAGGCGGCCCGCGGCAAAATATCCGGGAACGCCAAAGGGAAAGCGGTTCAGGCGCGAATGGATGCCGAGCGAAAACTCGCGGAAAGCGAAGCTGCCTCGCAGAAAGTCGTGGACAATTTAAGCAAACTCATGGGGAGAATGCAGGGGACTGTATACGAACTGGTGGATATACCGACATACAGCAAGCCCAAGGCGCTTGACATCGAGTTACATATCCATGATCTGACATCTTCCGGCAGCCCAGCGTTGTACAAGCAGGAAAATGCCGTGAAACAAGCGATGACGGAGGCATCCTACTACAACGGAACAGCCATCAGCGAATATCAGCTAAAAGCGCTGGACGTGGAAGCGGCAAATATGGAGCTTGCTCATACCAAGGAACAGTTGGCGGAATCGCTAAAAGCCGCTTATTTGAGCATCCAGCAATATCAGGCGCAGTACGAAGAGCTGCAGCGCAATCTTCAGATTGCCCGCGATGAACAGGCGCTTTCCGAAAATAAATGGCGGAGAGGGCTTATTCCCGGCATTGAAGTCAAAACAAACGAGATCAAAGTAAAGCAATTGGAAAGAAAAGTGACGGAACTCGCAATCCAGCAGAAACAAACGGAATTTACATTGTTTAAACCGTGGCTCATGTAA
- a CDS encoding energy-coupling factor transporter transmembrane component T family protein has product MNKTGSLYVTGSSLFHRLDGAVKLVLFMAWTVMTYMFLDLRVFVPMLVVGIALLITAGIPFKRMAFLFWLMIIFILLNGIFILLITPTFGTRLTGTDTPVIPLGYNTINAETLFYVLTLSAKYLTLLPITILCIFTTQPSAFAASLNRIGIPYKISYAVSIALRYIPDLRDEFRSTLNSMQARGMGISKEDGNVIQRLRNLAAVVVPVLQSALHRIDSVTNAMELRGFGTQKRRTWYSGKDMEPLDWMFAVLGVVLLGAGIWLKIKVLTGFWYPFS; this is encoded by the coding sequence ATGAATAAAACGGGAAGCCTCTATGTGACGGGCAGCTCGCTGTTTCACCGGCTGGATGGAGCGGTCAAGCTGGTGTTGTTTATGGCCTGGACGGTCATGACTTACATGTTTTTGGACCTGCGCGTATTTGTGCCGATGCTGGTTGTTGGCATCGCTTTGCTGATCACCGCAGGCATTCCGTTTAAACGGATGGCGTTTTTGTTTTGGCTGATGATCATTTTTATCCTGCTCAACGGGATTTTCATTTTGCTTATCACGCCAACCTTCGGAACAAGGCTGACAGGAACCGATACACCGGTCATCCCGCTCGGTTACAATACGATCAATGCGGAAACGCTCTTTTATGTATTAACTTTGTCCGCGAAATATTTGACGCTGCTGCCGATTACGATTTTATGCATTTTCACCACGCAGCCCAGCGCCTTTGCAGCCAGCCTGAACCGGATCGGAATCCCTTACAAAATCTCGTATGCGGTCAGCATTGCCCTTCGGTACATCCCGGATTTAAGGGACGAATTCCGCAGCACCTTAAATTCGATGCAGGCGCGCGGCATGGGGATTTCCAAGGAGGACGGAAACGTCATACAGCGTTTGCGCAATCTGGCGGCCGTTGTCGTCCCAGTCCTGCAATCGGCTCTGCATCGTATCGATTCGGTAACCAATGCGATGGAACTGCGCGGATTCGGGACGCAAAAACGCCGCACCTGGTACAGCGGCAAGGATATGGAACCTCTGGACTGGATGTTTGCCGTTCTTGGCGTCGTTCTTCTGGGGGCGGGAATATGGCTGAAAATCAAGGTGCTGACAGGTTTTTGGTACCCTTTTTCATGA
- a CDS encoding amidase domain-containing protein has translation MLRLFLLISVSLIIGLSPLNAYALSPKQDQDKEEMLVFLRQLFTDRNKLLVNQQPETIQKYYVPSEAGSRFAYQMELKRAKYISAWAEKRGLRLVSAEPNIRIARFKGNGDQASISLVQSARISYAYKASSLPPQSFGIGTRHALTVKKMGDGWVVKKEWYLDPLEENPDLIPDSPNGFPHLVPDDNATNKKGRYNRERAVAYANKYAGLAWGAGNNNRYNRKYKDYTSLGGDCTNFASQVLGDAKEGGGLPMSGAWGYWGGGSRAWVQTDAFEHFLLYSGYGRLIAKGTFEEITRSGGKHPHGAIAKLQPGDLIGYELKGDTDHFSIVVGQDENGYPLVNSHTADRYRVPFDLGWDQTTKYILIHIK, from the coding sequence GTGCTACGATTGTTTCTGCTGATTAGTGTTTCATTAATCATAGGCTTATCGCCATTAAATGCTTATGCGCTCTCCCCTAAGCAGGATCAAGATAAGGAAGAAATGTTGGTTTTTTTGCGGCAATTGTTTACGGATCGCAACAAATTGCTGGTCAATCAACAGCCTGAGACCATTCAGAAGTATTATGTTCCATCCGAGGCCGGAAGCCGCTTCGCCTATCAAATGGAATTAAAACGCGCAAAGTACATTAGCGCATGGGCCGAAAAACGCGGCCTTCGGCTTGTATCGGCTGAACCGAATATTCGAATCGCCCGTTTTAAAGGGAATGGGGATCAAGCCAGCATTTCTTTGGTGCAATCCGCCAGGATTTCTTATGCTTACAAAGCGTCGTCCCTTCCCCCGCAATCATTTGGCATCGGTACCCGGCATGCCCTAACGGTAAAAAAGATGGGCGACGGATGGGTGGTCAAAAAGGAGTGGTATTTGGATCCGCTGGAAGAAAATCCGGATTTAATTCCAGACTCCCCTAACGGCTTTCCACATCTTGTGCCCGATGATAACGCAACGAATAAAAAGGGACGATACAACCGGGAACGTGCTGTCGCTTACGCCAACAAATATGCGGGATTGGCTTGGGGAGCCGGAAATAACAATCGATATAACCGGAAATATAAGGATTATACTTCTCTCGGAGGAGACTGCACCAATTTTGCCTCCCAAGTGCTTGGCGACGCGAAGGAAGGCGGGGGATTACCAATGTCGGGTGCCTGGGGGTATTGGGGTGGCGGAAGCCGTGCATGGGTGCAAACGGATGCCTTTGAACATTTCTTGCTATACTCCGGATACGGTCGATTGATTGCAAAAGGAACTTTTGAAGAAATTACCCGATCGGGCGGAAAACATCCACATGGCGCAATCGCAAAACTTCAGCCTGGAGATTTAATCGGCTACGAGCTTAAAGGGGATACGGATCATTTTTCCATTGTCGTCGGACAAGATGAAAACGGCTATCCTTTGGTTAACTCGCATACCGCAGATCGTTATCGCGTACCATTCGATTTGGGATGGGATCAAACGACTAAATATATATTGATTCATATTAAATAG
- a CDS encoding polysaccharide biosynthesis protein — protein MNLPSFIKQTALRSIAIFLVKAIGLAFRIPLFRILGAEGTGIYQIVYSIYGFTLTLISGGFPTSLALMTAKDKTRGWQFFRNMSIPFFVFGTGISVLCYVLAPYIAVFLGDDKLAIPIRFLAPALAIVPLLQLYRGFLQGLELYGIESASQLIEQIVRVITMLFLVIVWMKYGVHTSVGGAVFGAFTGALIALAFLWILYNRQKSPHFPLESGGHEIKSMRWLVFGPGLFWFIKSSLAITLTRLVVPASDFVDAIIIPSRLQVSGLSQSEAFAIFGEIFGMAATIVYMPTIITAALSFTIAPKLTADWENQKKREFVNRSNLSLEIGWFWGIGSIGFLLFHADELAMFIFGSSSAANAIRYLSFVPLITGMRELTTTMLWAADQKRIPLIGLLFGLVCSAASAYVLVAIPNFGHAGAAISVLVLESISLLWNASFLRKRCKGIFPLFPLLLSLTFLAAVVFLYPAFESFLFDIGAGSATIRSVGRILFLAICLILYLMLRFWRKLRLH, from the coding sequence ATGAATCTTCCCTCTTTTATTAAGCAAACCGCGCTGCGTTCTATCGCTATTTTCCTTGTGAAAGCCATAGGACTCGCATTTCGTATTCCATTATTTCGAATACTTGGAGCCGAAGGAACAGGCATCTATCAAATTGTATATTCGATTTATGGTTTTACGCTCACGCTCATTTCCGGCGGCTTTCCGACATCTTTGGCGCTTATGACTGCCAAAGACAAAACACGGGGCTGGCAATTTTTCAGGAATATGAGCATCCCTTTTTTTGTTTTTGGGACGGGCATTAGTGTTCTTTGCTATGTACTGGCACCCTATATTGCGGTTTTTCTAGGGGATGACAAACTGGCCATACCCATCCGTTTTCTGGCGCCGGCCCTTGCAATTGTGCCGCTTCTGCAGCTGTATCGCGGTTTTCTGCAAGGCTTGGAACTTTACGGAATTGAATCCGCTTCTCAGCTCATTGAGCAAATCGTCCGCGTCATCACGATGCTTTTTCTCGTCATTGTATGGATGAAATACGGTGTTCATACTTCTGTAGGAGGGGCTGTTTTCGGCGCATTTACGGGAGCTTTGATCGCGTTAGCATTCCTTTGGATACTGTACAATCGCCAAAAATCGCCCCACTTTCCCCTTGAATCAGGTGGACATGAGATAAAATCCATGCGTTGGTTAGTTTTTGGACCGGGGTTATTTTGGTTCATCAAGTCATCCCTTGCCATTACATTAACGCGTTTAGTCGTTCCTGCATCCGATTTCGTCGATGCCATCATTATACCGAGCCGCTTGCAGGTTTCAGGTCTTAGTCAGTCGGAAGCGTTCGCTATTTTCGGTGAAATCTTCGGAATGGCGGCAACCATCGTCTATATGCCTACCATTATTACCGCTGCATTGTCGTTTACGATTGCCCCTAAATTAACCGCTGATTGGGAAAACCAAAAAAAGAGGGAATTTGTTAACCGTTCTAATTTATCTTTGGAGATTGGATGGTTCTGGGGTATTGGTTCCATCGGATTTCTTTTATTTCATGCGGATGAGTTAGCCATGTTCATCTTCGGCAGCTCAAGTGCGGCCAATGCCATTCGTTATTTATCTTTTGTGCCCCTCATTACGGGGATGCGAGAATTAACGACAACGATGTTATGGGCGGCCGATCAAAAGAGAATACCCTTGATTGGCTTATTGTTCGGTTTAGTTTGTTCGGCAGCATCAGCATATGTCCTGGTGGCGATCCCGAATTTCGGACATGCCGGCGCAGCAATCAGCGTCTTGGTGTTGGAGTCCATCTCCCTTCTCTGGAACGCTTCGTTTCTGCGGAAACGCTGCAAAGGCATCTTTCCTTTATTTCCGTTATTGCTCAGTTTGACTTTTCTGGCGGCAGTCGTTTTTTTGTACCCTGCATTCGAATCTTTTTTATTTGACATCGGTGCGGGATCGGCAACCATCCGGTCGGTGGGCAGAATACTCTTTCTGGCTATTTGTCTCATCTTATATTTAATGCTGCGATTTTGGCGTAAACTAAGGCTGCATTAA
- a CDS encoding ABC transporter ATP-binding protein has protein sequence MQPIISFQQYGFKYKNQSEPTLKEITLDIYPGEKIWIAGPSGSGKSTLAHCINGLIPFTYGGETSGKLLIAGQNPADLTIFKLSRTVGTILQDQDSQFVGLTVAEDTAFVMENKAMPRPQMKREVEVSLNKVDMLDYIEHSPYELSGGQKQSVSLAGVLSTDADVLLFDEPLANLDPASGRKAMQLIDDIHRETGKTVIIIEHRVEDVLQQPVDRIVLMNEGRIAAIGTPDEILSSGVLHSYGLRPPLYVDALQYAGISLQGVRGLERPQRLDIPDLTGNLDDWSEEFGTTGHRPPAEALLEVRGVTFGYEPEHPVLKDVSLRIGAGEIVALLGNNGAGKSTLSQVITGILKPQSGGLLYGGEDIGSWSIRRRGEAIGCVMQNPNRMITQHMIAEEVGLGLKVRGVPTAEIKRRVEDALRVCGLYPFRNWPVSALSYGQKKRLSIASILVLEPKLIILDEPTAGQDYHHYKEFMDFIASLSSQGIGFLLITHDMYLALEYAVRAVVLSGGRVIAEDTVAAVLSNPEITEAAHLKETSLSLFAKANGLASPERFVQAFINVEKKGKGHE, from the coding sequence ATGCAGCCAATCATCTCGTTTCAACAATACGGATTCAAATATAAAAACCAGTCGGAGCCTACGCTGAAAGAGATTACGCTGGATATTTATCCGGGCGAAAAAATCTGGATCGCCGGCCCCAGCGGCTCCGGCAAATCGACATTGGCCCATTGCATCAATGGGCTTATTCCCTTTACTTACGGGGGAGAGACCAGCGGCAAACTGTTGATCGCCGGCCAGAACCCGGCGGATTTGACCATTTTTAAGCTAAGCCGGACGGTGGGGACGATTTTGCAGGATCAGGATTCCCAGTTCGTAGGACTTACCGTCGCCGAGGACACGGCTTTTGTGATGGAAAATAAAGCGATGCCGCGCCCGCAAATGAAGCGGGAGGTCGAGGTATCATTAAACAAGGTGGATATGCTCGATTACATCGAGCATAGTCCATATGAGCTGTCGGGCGGTCAAAAGCAAAGCGTATCTTTGGCCGGCGTATTGTCTACGGATGCGGATGTGCTACTGTTCGACGAGCCGCTGGCCAATCTTGATCCGGCCAGCGGCCGCAAGGCGATGCAGTTGATTGACGACATCCACCGCGAAACCGGTAAAACGGTCATCATCATCGAACATCGCGTTGAAGACGTGCTGCAGCAGCCGGTAGACCGCATCGTGCTGATGAACGAAGGCCGGATCGCAGCCATCGGAACACCAGACGAAATTTTATCCTCCGGCGTTCTTCATAGCTACGGCCTTCGTCCGCCGCTTTATGTCGATGCGCTTCAATATGCGGGAATTTCGCTCCAGGGAGTCCGGGGGCTTGAGCGTCCGCAGCGGCTGGACATCCCGGATTTGACCGGTAATCTGGATGACTGGAGCGAGGAATTCGGGACGACAGGGCACCGCCCGCCCGCCGAAGCGCTGCTGGAAGTGCGTGGGGTAACTTTTGGTTATGAGCCGGAGCATCCGGTGCTGAAGGATGTTTCCCTGCGGATCGGCGCAGGGGAAATTGTCGCGCTGCTCGGCAATAACGGGGCCGGGAAATCTACTCTGTCGCAAGTGATCACAGGCATCCTGAAGCCGCAATCCGGCGGACTGCTGTATGGGGGAGAAGATATCGGATCATGGTCGATCCGCCGCCGGGGCGAAGCGATCGGGTGCGTGATGCAAAATCCGAACCGGATGATCACGCAGCATATGATCGCCGAAGAGGTCGGACTTGGGCTCAAAGTGAGGGGCGTGCCGACTGCCGAGATCAAACGGCGCGTAGAGGATGCGCTTAGAGTATGCGGGCTGTACCCCTTCCGCAACTGGCCGGTGTCCGCGCTGAGTTACGGCCAGAAGAAGCGGCTAAGCATCGCCTCCATTCTGGTGCTTGAGCCGAAGCTGATCATTTTGGACGAGCCGACGGCCGGCCAGGATTATCATCATTACAAGGAGTTTATGGATTTTATCGCCTCCTTATCGAGTCAAGGCATCGGTTTTCTGCTGATTACTCATGACATGTATCTCGCCTTGGAGTATGCGGTCCGGGCCGTCGTCTTAAGCGGCGGACGCGTAATTGCCGAAGATACGGTGGCGGCGGTGCTGAGCAATCCGGAGATCACCGAAGCCGCCCATCTGAAGGAAACCTCGCTGTCCCTGTTTGCGAAAGCGAACGGGTTGGCTTCGCCTGAACGGTTCGTGCAGGCATTTATTAATGTAGAGAAAAAGGGGAAGGGCCATGAATAA
- a CDS encoding ANT(4')-I family aminoglycoside nucleotidyltransferase gives MNMSGPVKISKSDRFQTCQEIAARLHEVYQDKILAIGVYGSVSRGTDGPFSDIEMFCVLEESNEDVEFSYEWSAGPWKAEVNVLSANVLLETAATVEDDWSLTHGPYFSPLSLFDPKGFFSTLKKAAESPAREDFTQAINGILVGEMYEFIGKLRNISLNGPQTYLPYLAMQFAQYGAMLIGLHHRKLYSTGAMVLPESLKLTNRPAGYDHVAGMVMSGDLADPSKIVSACEDFWNGLEAWAAEHHYVIHSERIPF, from the coding sequence ATGAATATGAGTGGACCCGTAAAAATTTCCAAAAGCGACAGATTTCAAACCTGTCAAGAAATTGCAGCGAGATTACATGAGGTATACCAAGACAAAATTTTGGCCATCGGAGTCTATGGATCCGTTTCCCGGGGAACGGACGGTCCTTTTTCGGATATTGAGATGTTTTGCGTGCTCGAGGAATCCAATGAAGACGTAGAATTTAGTTATGAATGGTCTGCGGGACCTTGGAAAGCTGAAGTGAATGTCCTTAGCGCTAACGTTCTTCTGGAAACAGCTGCTACAGTTGAAGACGATTGGTCTTTGACGCATGGTCCTTACTTTTCCCCGCTGAGTCTATTTGATCCTAAGGGCTTTTTTTCAACGTTAAAAAAGGCGGCAGAATCCCCAGCAAGAGAAGATTTCACGCAAGCAATCAACGGGATTCTCGTAGGTGAAATGTATGAATTTATTGGGAAGCTCAGAAATATAAGTCTAAACGGCCCACAAACCTACTTGCCTTATTTGGCCATGCAGTTTGCCCAATACGGTGCCATGTTGATCGGGTTGCACCATCGGAAACTTTATTCGACCGGGGCCATGGTTTTACCTGAATCTTTGAAACTCACGAACCGCCCGGCCGGATACGATCATGTTGCCGGAATGGTGATGTCCGGAGATTTGGCCGACCCATCGAAAATCGTTTCCGCCTGCGAAGATTTCTGGAATGGTCTCGAAGCTTGGGCTGCTGAACATCATTACGTCATTCATTCAGAACGAATTCCTTTTTAA
- a CDS encoding response regulator transcription factor has translation MNRITILIADDEPEIADLIALHLKKEGYHCITVHNGQDAIQAVHTQPVDLAILDIMMPKFDGYEVTRQIREQYYMPIIFLSAKASDLDKIEGLVRGADDYITKPFNPMEMVARVNAHLRRTMQLAQMAAASKPIIEVAGLIIDPEQRSVSLYGKTVDLTPKEFDILYLMARHPKKVFSAENIFEQVWGEEYFEGGNTVMVHIRTLRKKLGEDKDKFIKTVWGVGYTLHA, from the coding sequence ATGAACCGTATCACGATTTTGATTGCGGACGACGAGCCTGAAATTGCGGATCTGATCGCACTGCATTTAAAAAAAGAAGGTTATCACTGTATCACGGTGCATAACGGGCAGGACGCGATCCAGGCTGTTCATACGCAGCCCGTCGATTTGGCGATTTTGGATATCATGATGCCCAAGTTCGATGGTTACGAAGTGACTAGGCAGATCCGGGAGCAGTATTATATGCCGATTATTTTTTTGAGCGCCAAAGCATCCGATCTGGATAAAATAGAAGGCTTGGTTCGCGGAGCAGATGATTACATAACCAAACCTTTTAATCCGATGGAGATGGTTGCCCGCGTGAACGCCCATCTGCGGCGTACGATGCAGCTGGCGCAAATGGCTGCCGCGAGCAAACCGATCATTGAGGTAGCGGGTTTGATCATTGATCCGGAGCAGCGGAGCGTGAGCTTATACGGCAAAACCGTTGATCTTACCCCGAAGGAATTCGATATTTTGTACCTGATGGCCAGACATCCGAAAAAAGTGTTCAGCGCCGAAAATATATTTGAACAGGTATGGGGCGAGGAATATTTTGAAGGCGGAAATACGGTGATGGTGCATATCCGTACGCTGCGCAAGAAACTCGGCGAAGACAAAGATAAGTTTATTAAAACGGTATGGGGGGTAGGCTATACACTCCATGCGTAA
- a CDS encoding sensor histidine kinase — MRKFIYSFRTRMILLLMLSMLASGGITYVLYKILQFYYRSEVLFENPLTRIRYFMRDIGDVNAFLIIFIPLAILFFFLFTRSYARYFKEISKGIHHLAEGEFSNHVRISSKDEFGAIGADINQAMQKLQEAIERGDYAESSKDQLILNLAHDLRTPLTSVIGYLDFILQDDQLTPEQKQHYTTIAYQKSKRLENLIEELFEIARMNYGRLQLDKKTFDLSELLMQLNEELYPVFEKNNLESRLQLARFLNINGDGELLARVFENLLTNAVRYGSDGQYIDIHGFNDGENVVVQVINYGDYIDPEELPHIFDMFYTGDKARTHRQGSTGIGLFITKNIVEQHEGAVSAQSSPVRTVFEVRLPRDAEAQEA, encoded by the coding sequence ATGCGTAAATTCATATACAGCTTTCGCACCCGGATGATATTGCTGCTGATGCTTAGCATGCTGGCATCCGGCGGCATTACCTATGTGCTTTACAAGATTCTGCAGTTCTATTACCGTTCAGAGGTTCTTTTCGAAAATCCGCTGACCAGAATCCGGTATTTTATGCGGGATATCGGCGACGTGAATGCCTTTCTCATCATTTTCATTCCGCTTGCGATCTTGTTTTTTTTCCTGTTTACGAGGTCCTACGCAAGATACTTCAAGGAGATATCCAAAGGGATTCATCATCTGGCGGAAGGGGAGTTTTCGAATCATGTCCGGATTTCTTCAAAGGACGAATTCGGGGCCATTGGGGCCGATATCAATCAGGCGATGCAGAAACTGCAGGAAGCGATTGAAAGAGGGGATTACGCGGAGAGCAGCAAAGATCAGCTCATTCTGAATTTGGCCCATGATTTGCGCACGCCCCTGACGTCTGTCATCGGGTATTTGGATTTCATTCTTCAGGATGATCAGCTCACGCCGGAGCAGAAGCAACATTACACCACGATCGCGTACCAGAAGTCCAAACGGCTGGAGAATCTGATCGAAGAACTGTTTGAAATTGCGAGAATGAATTACGGCAGGCTGCAGCTTGACAAAAAAACGTTTGATCTCAGCGAACTGCTGATGCAGTTAAACGAGGAACTTTATCCTGTTTTCGAGAAAAATAATCTGGAGTCCCGGCTTCAATTAGCCCGGTTTTTGAATATTAACGGGGATGGCGAGTTGCTGGCGCGCGTATTCGAAAATTTGCTGACCAACGCCGTCCGTTATGGAAGCGATGGTCAATATATCGACATTCACGGCTTTAACGATGGGGAGAACGTGGTTGTGCAGGTCATCAACTATGGGGATTATATCGATCCGGAGGAATTACCGCATATTTTTGATATGTTTTATACCGGTGACAAGGCGCGAACGCATCGGCAGGGCAGTACGGGAATTGGCCTGTTCATCACGAAAAATATTGTGGAGCAGCATGAAGGTGCGGTTTCGGCGCAAAGCAGCCCGGTTCGTACGGTTTTTGAGGTGAGATTGCCGAGAGATGCTGAAGCTCAGGAAGCGTAG